From the genome of Malus sylvestris chromosome 6, drMalSylv7.2, whole genome shotgun sequence, one region includes:
- the LOC126624976 gene encoding abscisic acid 8'-hydroxylase CYP707A2-like has translation MELNLLNSMFCIFAFVVFFLFVINSLITKLFTPNRRKIPLPPGSLGWPYIGETFQLYSQNPNVFFASKQKRFGSIFKTHILGCPCVMISRPEAAKFVLSRAHLFKPTFPASKERMLGKEAIFFHQGDYHAKLRKLVLRAFMPEAIRSIVPDIESIAKDSLKSCQGRLINTFQEMKTFTFNVALLSIFGKDEILYREDLKRCYYILEKGYNSMPINLPGTLFHKSMKARKELAQILAKIISTRRQRMQLEEEDHKDLLGSFMGDKEGLTDQQIADNVIGVIFAARDTTASVLTWIVKYLGENPSVLQAVTEEQEAIIRSKEEEEEEEEKVLSWADTKKMPLTCRVIQETLRVASILSFTFREAVDDVEYEGYLIPKGWKVLPLFRNIHHSPEIFPDPDKFDPSRFEIAPKPYTYMPFGSGTHACPGNELAKLEILVFLHHLTTKYRWSMVGAQNGIQYGPFALPHNGLPIRLSPKTII, from the exons ATGGAATTGAATCTCTTGAACTCCATGTTCTGCATCTTTGCCTTTGttgtcttcttcctctttgTCATCAATTCCCTCATCACCAAGCTCTTCACTCCGAACCGCCGGAAAATCCCACTTCCGCCGGGTTCCTTAGGCTGGCCTTACATTGGAGAAACCTTCCAACTCTACTCTCAAAACCCAAATGTCTTCTTTGCCTCAAAACAAAAGAG GTTTGGGTCAATCTTCAAAACCCACATCTTGGGTTGTCCCTGTGTGATGATTTCGAGGCCCGAAGCGGCGAAATTTGTGCTTTCTCGAGCCCATCTGTTCAAGCCAACTTTTCCGGCGAGCAAAGAGAGGATGTTGGGGAAAGAAGCCATCTTTTTCCACCAAGGCGATTACCATGCCAAATTGAGAAAGCTTGTCCTCCGTGCCTTCATGCCGGAAGCCATCAGAAGTATCGTCCCTGACATTGAATCCATTGCCAAAGACTCTCTCAAGTCCTGCCAAGGCCGCTTGATCAACACCTTCCAAGAAATGAAAACG TTCACATTCAATGTTGCACTCCTTTCTATATTTGGTAAGGATGAGATTCTGTACAGAGAGGATCTGAAGAGGTGCTACTACATTCTTGAGAAGGGTTACAATTCAATGCCCATTAATCTTCCAGGCACACTGTTTCACAAATCAATGAAAGCAAGGAAGGAGCTGGCTCAGATCTTGGCCAAAATTATATCTACAAGGAGGCAAAGGATGCAGTTAGAGGAGGAGGACCATAAGGATCTTCTGGGATCATTCATGGGTGACAAAGAAGGCCTCACTGACCAACAAATCGCCGACAACGTCATTGGGGTCATCTTCGCTGCCCGTGATACCACAGCCAGCGTCTTGACTTGGATTGTCAAGTACCTTGGGGAAAACCCAAGCGTTCTTCAAGCTGTGACT GAAGAGCAAGAAGCAATAATAAggtcaaaagaagaagaagaagaagaagaggagaaagtTCTGAGTTGGGCAGATACCAAAAAGATGCCCTTGACCTGTAGAGTGATTCAGGAGACACTAAGAGTTGCTTCCATTTTGTCTTTCACTTTCAGGGAAGCTGTGGATGATGTTGAATATGAAG GTTATCTGATACCAAAAGGGTGGAAAGTTTTACCACTTTTCAGAAACATTCACCACAGCCCAGAAATCTTTCCTGACCCTGACAAATTTGATCCCTCCAGGTTTGAG ATTGCTCCAAAACCCTATACCTACATGCCATTTGGTAGCGGGACCCACGCATGTCCAGGGAACGAATTAGCCAAGCTGGAGATTTTGGTCTTTTTACACCATCTAACAACAAAGTACAG GTGGTCTATGGTTGGTGCACAAAATGGCATACAGTATGGCCCTTTTGCTCTTCCCCATAATGGCCTGCCCATCAGATTATCTCCTAAAACTATCATATAA